One window of Dendropsophus ebraccatus isolate aDenEbr1 chromosome 13, aDenEbr1.pat, whole genome shotgun sequence genomic DNA carries:
- the LOC138770420 gene encoding high affinity immunoglobulin gamma Fc receptor I-like encodes MSTETSLLLLWLVLIQGGAAIRPVVTFTPDYRKIFISEDITMVCDVASTIGEELRYIWYKDSDPVHNGKSYTIQNAETSHRGSYRCETSNGGRSDPVRLDVSHGDVILQTPLYVYEGDDITIKCDHRPGSIGDKTRFYKDNRVIRDWGDNAEYHIGNVNRNTAGTYRCIKGVDFHDTVSSRFKNHEDEVSVSVEDLFETLIVKVTPHPAIEGDNMTLTCETSLPPTRHNVELQISFYREAEILHGYGITYIYEIHNVQLGHSGKYSCEVETTNGRVRKRSAEQVIHIEEQELTLQSVNPISDIGPRRLQNRNLDMASL; translated from the exons ATGTCCACAGAGACGTCGCTGTTATTACTCT GGTTGGTTCTCATACAAGGAG GAGCGGCCATCAGACCTGTGGTCACCTTCACTCCAGACTACAGGAAGATATTTATATCAGAGGATATAACAATGGTCTGTGATGTGGCGTCTACTATAGGAGAGGAGCTGAGGTATATATGGTACAAAGACTCTGATCCCGTACACAATGGGAAATCCTATACAATACAGAATGCGGAAACATCACACAGGGGAAGTTACCGATGTGAGACCAGTAATGGAGGAAGAAGTGACCCTGTTAGACTGGATGTTAGTCATG GTGATGTCATCCTGCAGACCCCTCTATATGTCTATGAAGGAGATGACATAACGATAAAATGTGACCATCGCCCTGGATCCATTGGAGATAAAACAAGATTCTATAAAGATAACAGAGTCATCAGAGACTGGGGAGATAATGCAGAATATCATATAGGAAATGTGAACAGGAATACTGCTGGGACATACAGATGTATAAAGGGAGTCGATTTTCATGATACGGTATCCTCACGGTTTAAAAATCATGAAGATGAAGTTTCTGTATCAGTTGAAG ACCTGTTCGAGACTCTAATAGTAAAAGTGACCCCACACCCAGCTATTGAGGGGGATAACATGACCCTGACATGTGAGACAAGTCTCCCTCCTACCAGACACAATGTAGAACTGCAGATTTCCTTCTACAGAGAAGCAGAGATTCTTCATGGATATGGAATCACTTATATCTATGAGATCCACAATGTTCAGCTGGGGCATTCTGGGAAATATTCATGTGAAGTAGAAACTACAAACGGCAGAGTACGCAAGAGAAGTGCAGAGCAAGTAATACATATAGAGG aacAGGAGTTGACATTACAAAGCGTTAATCCCATCAGTGACATTGGTCCTAGAAGGCTTCAGAACAGAAACCTGGACATGGCATCACTCTGA